The following are from one region of the Streptomyces fradiae genome:
- a CDS encoding energy-coupling factor ABC transporter ATP-binding protein — MDPSHNPHSAHHSHPSLDVRGLAYAYPDGHQALFGVNLTVGRGERVALLGPNGAGKTTLVLHLNGILTGGAGGVTVAGLPVGKKHLAEIRRRVGIVFQDPDDQLFMPTVREDVAFGPAAAGLRGAELEAVVRKALARVGMEEFADRPPHHLSFGQRRRVAVATVLAMEPEILVLDEPSSNLDPASRRELADILRSLDVTVLMVTHDLPYALELCPRSVILSEGVIAADGRTAEILSDEELMARHRLELPFGFVPSAVDV; from the coding sequence ATGGACCCCTCGCACAACCCGCACTCCGCGCACCACTCGCACCCCTCGCTGGACGTACGCGGCCTCGCGTACGCGTACCCCGACGGCCACCAGGCCCTCTTCGGCGTGAACCTGACCGTGGGACGCGGCGAGCGGGTCGCCCTGCTCGGCCCCAACGGCGCCGGCAAGACCACCCTGGTCCTCCACCTCAACGGCATCCTCACCGGCGGGGCGGGCGGCGTGACCGTGGCCGGCCTCCCGGTCGGGAAGAAGCACCTGGCCGAGATCAGGCGCCGGGTCGGCATCGTCTTCCAGGACCCCGACGACCAGCTGTTCATGCCGACGGTCCGCGAGGACGTGGCCTTCGGCCCGGCGGCCGCCGGGCTGCGCGGTGCCGAGCTGGAGGCCGTGGTCCGCAAGGCGCTGGCCCGGGTCGGCATGGAGGAGTTCGCCGACCGGCCCCCGCACCACCTGTCCTTCGGACAGCGGCGCCGGGTCGCGGTCGCGACCGTGCTCGCGATGGAGCCGGAGATCCTCGTCCTCGACGAGCCGTCCTCCAACCTGGACCCGGCCTCCCGGCGCGAGCTCGCCGACATCCTGCGCTCCCTGGACGTCACCGTCCTCATGGTCACCCACGACCTGCCGTACGCCCTGGAGCTCTGCCCGCGCTCGGTGATCCTCAGCGAGGGCGTGATCGCCGCCGACGGGCGGACCGCGGAGATCCTCTCCGACGAGGAGCTGATGGCCAGGCACCGCCTGGAGCTGCCGTTCGGCTTCGTGCCGAGCGCGGTCGACGTCTGA
- a CDS encoding EamA family transporter, with translation MTPLVVTAVLLAAVTHASWNAIAARIHDQLLSFTLISGGGALIGIVGVCFTPLPAAGAWPYLIASAALHVAYYALLMKSFALGDFGQMYPIARGTAPLVVTLLAALFVGEIPDAGQLAGVAVACAGLTGLALWGIRGKGARPHWPALLAAGTTGLSIAAYTVVDGVGVRASGTPLGYIAWLMLLEGLVIPVYAVTRRGPAVLAAELRPFAARGLLGAAMSVAAYALVLWAQTKAPLAPIAALRESSIIVGAAIGALLFKERFGGPRVAAAGLMVVGIGLMLYAS, from the coding sequence GTGACGCCGCTGGTCGTCACGGCGGTGCTGCTCGCCGCCGTGACGCACGCGAGCTGGAACGCGATCGCCGCGCGCATCCACGACCAACTGCTCTCCTTCACGCTGATATCCGGCGGCGGGGCCCTCATCGGCATCGTCGGCGTCTGCTTCACCCCGCTGCCCGCTGCCGGCGCGTGGCCGTATCTGATCGCCTCGGCGGCGCTGCACGTGGCGTACTACGCGCTGCTCATGAAGTCCTTCGCGCTCGGCGACTTCGGCCAGATGTACCCGATCGCGCGCGGCACGGCGCCGCTGGTGGTCACCCTGCTCGCCGCGCTCTTCGTCGGCGAGATCCCGGACGCCGGGCAGCTCGCGGGCGTCGCCGTCGCCTGCGCGGGCCTCACCGGCCTGGCCCTGTGGGGCATCCGGGGCAAGGGTGCCCGGCCGCACTGGCCGGCGCTGCTCGCCGCGGGCACGACGGGCCTGTCGATCGCCGCGTACACCGTCGTCGACGGCGTCGGCGTCCGCGCCTCCGGCACCCCGCTCGGCTACATCGCCTGGCTGATGCTCCTGGAGGGCCTGGTCATCCCGGTCTACGCCGTCACCCGCCGCGGCCCCGCCGTCCTGGCCGCCGAACTCCGCCCCTTCGCCGCCCGCGGCCTGCTCGGCGCCGCGATGTCGGTCGCCGCCTACGCCCTCGTCCTCTGGGCCCAGACCAAGGCTCCGCTGGCCCCGATCGCCGCCCTCCGCGAGTCCTCCATCATCGTCGGCGCCGCCATCGGCGCCCTGCTCTTCAAGGAACGCTTCGGAGGGCCACGGGTCGCGGCGGCGGGCCTGATGGTGGTGGGCATCGGCCTGATGCTGTACGCGAGTTGA
- a CDS encoding TetR/AcrR family transcriptional regulator: MAVRSRLTPEREAELYEAVLDLLREVGYDALTMDAVAARTRSSKATLYRQWGSKPELVARALRHNKPVSLAEIDTGSLRGDFDAILANSDDCQMEKDSALMRGLAHAVHDNPELLQALRELLVEPEMTGLDEVLQRAVRRGEIRADNPALKLVPHMLIGAFIARPLIEDQPVDSAFLRSYIDAVVLPSLGA; this comes from the coding sequence ATGGCAGTTCGCAGCAGGCTCACCCCCGAGCGGGAGGCCGAGCTGTACGAAGCCGTGCTCGACCTGCTGCGCGAGGTCGGTTACGACGCCCTCACCATGGACGCCGTCGCCGCCCGCACCCGATCCAGCAAGGCCACCCTCTACCGCCAGTGGGGGAGCAAGCCCGAGCTCGTCGCCAGGGCACTGCGCCACAACAAGCCGGTCTCGCTCGCCGAGATCGACACCGGCAGCCTGCGCGGCGACTTCGACGCGATCCTCGCGAACTCCGACGACTGCCAGATGGAGAAGGACTCCGCGCTGATGCGGGGCCTGGCCCATGCCGTCCACGACAACCCCGAACTGCTCCAGGCACTGCGCGAGCTGCTCGTCGAGCCCGAGATGACCGGCCTCGACGAAGTCCTCCAGCGAGCCGTCCGGAGAGGCGAGATCCGAGCCGACAACCCGGCCCTGAAGCTCGTGCCCCACATGCTGATCGGAGCGTTCATCGCCCGCCCGCTGATCGAAGACCAGCCGGTGGACTCCGCGTTCCTCCGCAGCTACATCGACGCCGTGGTGCTCCCCTCACTCGGCGCCTGA
- a CDS encoding MMPL family transporter — MATFLYKLGRSAFRRRRLVALLWVALLALAGVGAATAPAATSSSFSIPGTEAQRAFDLLEQRFPEASADGATARVVFKAPAGQSMQDPANKAKVAKTVAALQSGSDQIARVTDPYTAQAVSRDGSTAYVSVAYEVNAMELTDATRDALKETGQAAQGQGLTVEIGGDALQTMPEQGASEVIGIVLAGVVLVITFGSLVAAGLPLLTAVIGVGIGVSSITALANVLDLGTTTSTLASMIGLAVGIDYALFIVSRYRSELAEGHTKEEAAGRAVGTAGSAVVFAGLTVVIALVGLAVVNIPMLTKMGFAAAGTVVIAVLIALTLIPALLGFAGDKVVSRKQRKGKDKGKGAAEASDKPNGGTRWARFVIRRPLMVLVVGVLGLGAIAVPAASLEMGLPDDGAKPTSTSERRAYDALSDGFGPGFNGPLLVVVDGDKTAADKTVTAIKGVEGWAAVTPPTPNKAGDAAMITVIPKDRPSSAETEQLVHDIRGATGDDVLVTGATAMNIDFSQKMNDALLPYLALVVGLAFLLLMVVFRSVLVPLKAALGFLLSVVAALGAVVAVFQWGWLGSVFGVEQTGPIMSMMPIFMVGVVFGLAMDYEVFLVTRMREAYVHGARPGEAIVTGFRHGARVVTAAAVIMIAVFSGFIGSSEQMVKMIGFGLAVAVLFDAFVVRMAIVPAVLALLGHKAWWLPKWLGRVLPNVDVEGEGLAAAAPAARPVETDKDEKELAKA, encoded by the coding sequence GTGGCCACGTTCCTCTACAAGCTCGGCCGCTCCGCCTTCCGGCGCCGCCGGCTCGTCGCCCTCCTCTGGGTGGCGTTGCTCGCGCTCGCCGGAGTCGGTGCCGCCACCGCGCCCGCCGCCACCTCCAGCTCCTTCTCCATCCCCGGCACCGAGGCACAGCGCGCCTTCGACCTGCTCGAACAGCGTTTCCCCGAGGCCAGCGCCGACGGAGCCACCGCCCGCGTGGTCTTCAAGGCCCCGGCCGGCCAGAGCATGCAGGACCCGGCGAACAAGGCCAAGGTCGCCAAGACCGTGGCCGCGCTGCAGTCCGGCTCCGACCAGATCGCCCGGGTCACCGACCCGTACACGGCCCAGGCGGTCTCCCGCGACGGTTCGACCGCCTACGTCTCCGTGGCGTACGAGGTCAACGCGATGGAGCTGACCGACGCGACCCGTGACGCGCTCAAGGAGACCGGCCAGGCCGCGCAGGGGCAGGGGCTGACCGTCGAGATCGGCGGCGACGCGCTCCAGACCATGCCGGAGCAGGGCGCGAGCGAGGTCATCGGCATCGTCCTCGCGGGCGTCGTGCTCGTCATCACCTTCGGCTCGCTCGTCGCGGCCGGGCTCCCGCTGCTCACCGCGGTCATCGGCGTCGGCATCGGCGTCTCGTCGATCACCGCGCTCGCGAACGTCCTGGACCTCGGCACCACCACCTCCACCCTCGCGTCGATGATCGGCCTCGCCGTCGGCATCGACTACGCCCTCTTCATCGTCTCCCGCTACCGCTCGGAGCTCGCCGAGGGCCACACGAAGGAAGAAGCCGCCGGGCGCGCGGTCGGCACGGCCGGCTCCGCCGTCGTCTTCGCCGGACTCACCGTCGTCATCGCCCTGGTCGGCCTGGCCGTCGTCAACATCCCGATGCTGACGAAGATGGGCTTCGCCGCCGCCGGCACGGTCGTGATCGCCGTCCTCATCGCGCTCACGCTCATCCCGGCCCTGCTCGGCTTCGCCGGCGACAAGGTCGTCAGCCGGAAGCAGCGCAAGGGCAAGGACAAGGGCAAGGGCGCGGCCGAGGCGAGCGACAAGCCCAACGGCGGCACCCGCTGGGCCCGCTTCGTCATCCGCCGCCCGCTGATGGTGCTCGTCGTCGGCGTCCTCGGCCTGGGCGCGATCGCCGTGCCCGCCGCCTCCCTGGAGATGGGCCTGCCGGACGACGGCGCGAAGCCCACCTCCACCAGCGAGCGCCGGGCGTACGACGCGCTGTCCGACGGCTTCGGCCCCGGCTTCAACGGCCCGCTGCTCGTCGTCGTGGACGGCGACAAGACCGCCGCAGACAAGACCGTCACCGCCATCAAGGGCGTCGAGGGCTGGGCGGCCGTCACACCGCCGACCCCGAACAAGGCCGGCGACGCCGCGATGATCACGGTCATCCCGAAGGACCGCCCGTCCTCGGCGGAGACCGAGCAGCTGGTGCACGACATCCGCGGCGCGACCGGCGACGACGTCCTGGTCACCGGCGCCACCGCGATGAACATCGACTTCTCGCAGAAGATGAACGACGCCCTGCTGCCCTATCTGGCCCTGGTCGTCGGCCTCGCCTTCCTGCTCCTCATGGTGGTCTTCCGCTCGGTCCTGGTCCCGCTGAAGGCGGCCCTCGGCTTCCTGCTCTCCGTGGTCGCCGCCCTCGGCGCGGTCGTCGCGGTCTTCCAGTGGGGCTGGCTGGGCAGCGTGTTCGGCGTCGAGCAGACCGGCCCGATCATGTCGATGATGCCGATCTTCATGGTGGGCGTCGTCTTCGGCCTCGCCATGGACTACGAGGTCTTCCTGGTCACCCGGATGCGCGAGGCGTACGTCCACGGGGCGCGCCCCGGCGAGGCGATCGTCACCGGCTTCCGGCACGGCGCCCGGGTGGTCACCGCGGCCGCGGTGATCATGATCGCGGTCTTCTCGGGCTTCATCGGATCCAGCGAGCAGATGGTCAAGATGATCGGCTTCGGCCTCGCCGTCGCCGTCCTCTTCGACGCCTTCGTGGTCCGCATGGCGATCGTCCCGGCCGTCCTCGCGCTGCTCGGCCACAAGGCCTGGTGGCTGCCGAAGTGGCTCGGCCGCGTGCTGCCGAACGTCGACGTCGAGGGCGAGGGCCTGGCGGCCGCCGCCCCCGCCGCGCGGCCTGTCGAGACCGACAAGGACGAGAAGGAGCTGGCCAAGGCCTGA
- a CDS encoding SsgA family sporulation/cell division regulator — MPRAVDDREVEDHAKGRIISDAPLSRPVPVALRFDPGLEPATVRFVFPGNIEWSFPRSLLETGLRAPARRGDIGVWPCGRVQTVVEFHTADGVAVVQFDTTALLRFLKHTYAVGTAMSAR; from the coding sequence ATGCCCCGCGCCGTCGATGACCGAGAAGTCGAGGACCACGCCAAAGGCCGGATCATCAGCGACGCCCCGCTCTCGCGGCCGGTGCCGGTGGCCCTGCGTTTCGACCCGGGGCTCGAACCCGCCACCGTGCGCTTCGTCTTCCCCGGCAACATCGAGTGGTCCTTCCCCCGCAGCCTCCTGGAGACCGGCCTGCGCGCCCCCGCCCGGCGCGGCGACATAGGCGTGTGGCCGTGCGGCCGGGTGCAGACGGTGGTCGAGTTCCACACGGCCGACGGCGTCGCCGTCGTCCAGTTCGACACCACCGCGCTGCTCCGCTTCCTCAAGCACACGTACGCCGTCGGCACGGCCATGTCGGCGCGCTGA
- a CDS encoding energy-coupling factor ABC transporter permease, producing MHVPDGFINAPVSAAAGVVAAGAVAVSLRGARKELDERTAPLAGLVAAFIFAVQMLNFPVAAGTSGHLLGGALAAILVGPYTGVLCIAVVLLMQGVLFADGGLTALGVNISVMGVVTVLVSYALFRGLVLVLPRTRRSVTVASFVAALVSVPAAATAFTAIYAIGGTTDVPLGKVLTAMVGVHVLIGIGEAVITMLTVGAVIAVRPDLVYGARGLTAPLKLRVDGELVDATPDAGPAARPAGAPVAARSPKKLWITGVVTALVLAGFVSFYASASPDGLEKVAADKGIDSKVEPHAAADSPLADYGVKDVSDARLSGGLAGVIGVGATLAVGTGAFWVVRRRRTADVVAEA from the coding sequence GTGCATGTACCTGACGGATTCATCAACGCCCCCGTATCGGCCGCCGCCGGTGTCGTCGCCGCCGGCGCCGTCGCCGTCAGCCTGCGCGGAGCGCGTAAGGAGCTCGACGAGCGCACGGCCCCGCTGGCCGGCCTGGTCGCGGCATTCATCTTCGCCGTGCAGATGCTCAACTTCCCCGTCGCGGCCGGCACCAGCGGACACCTCCTGGGCGGCGCGCTCGCGGCGATCCTCGTCGGCCCGTACACCGGCGTCCTGTGCATCGCCGTCGTGCTGCTCATGCAGGGCGTCCTCTTCGCCGACGGCGGCCTCACCGCGCTCGGCGTGAACATCAGCGTCATGGGCGTAGTGACCGTCCTCGTCTCCTACGCGCTCTTCCGCGGCCTGGTCCTCGTCCTGCCGCGCACCCGGCGCTCGGTGACCGTCGCCTCCTTCGTGGCCGCCCTGGTCTCCGTACCGGCCGCGGCCACCGCCTTCACCGCGATCTACGCGATCGGCGGCACCACCGACGTACCGCTCGGCAAGGTGCTCACCGCGATGGTCGGCGTGCACGTCCTCATCGGCATCGGCGAGGCCGTCATCACCATGCTCACCGTCGGCGCGGTCATCGCCGTCCGCCCCGACCTCGTGTACGGCGCCCGCGGCCTGACCGCCCCGCTCAAGCTGCGCGTGGACGGCGAGCTCGTCGACGCCACCCCGGATGCCGGGCCCGCGGCCCGGCCGGCCGGCGCCCCGGTGGCGGCCCGCTCCCCGAAGAAGCTGTGGATCACCGGTGTCGTCACCGCGCTCGTCCTCGCCGGCTTCGTCTCCTTCTACGCCTCCGCCAGCCCCGACGGCCTGGAGAAGGTCGCCGCCGACAAGGGCATCGACAGCAAGGTCGAGCCGCACGCCGCCGCCGACTCCCCGCTCGCCGACTACGGCGTCAAGGACGTCTCGGACGCGCGCCTGTCCGGCGGCCTCGCCGGCGTCATCGGCGTCGGCGCGACCCTCGCCGTCGGCACCGGCGCGTTCTGGGTCGTGCGCCGCCGCCGTACCGCCGACGTCGTCGCGGAGGCCTGA
- a CDS encoding serine hydrolase domain-containing protein → MDVRGTVAAGFEPVRDAFLRNFEQRGERGAAVAVYRDGSKVVDLWAGTRDVDGEEPWAADTAQVVRSATKGVAAAVPLLLHQRGQLDLDAPVATYWPEFKAAGKERVTVRQLLAHRAGVPVLDRPLTLAEAVDLPTATAAIAAQAPAWEPGTAHGYHAHTFSWLLSGLVHRVTGRTIGSWAAEEIARPLGLDLWIGLPEAEAHRVGRLGPVEEKEPADSPALRLRPKPAVTAAYEDPRSLTRRAFGVIEPRPDENDPVYRAAELPGSAGVATARALARFYAATLGPVDGGPRLFAPATLALARTEESAGADRVLVVGTRFGLGHMLHGPASPLLGPSSFGHPGRGGSLGFADPDSGISFGYVTNGMRKTVTADPRAQALVRAVRASL, encoded by the coding sequence GTGGACGTCCGGGGCACGGTGGCGGCGGGATTCGAGCCGGTCAGGGACGCGTTCCTGCGCAACTTCGAGCAGCGCGGGGAGCGCGGCGCGGCCGTCGCCGTCTACCGCGACGGCTCCAAGGTGGTCGACCTGTGGGCGGGCACGCGTGACGTCGACGGCGAGGAGCCGTGGGCGGCCGACACCGCCCAGGTCGTGCGCTCGGCGACCAAGGGCGTCGCCGCGGCCGTCCCGCTCCTGCTCCACCAGCGCGGGCAGCTGGACCTGGACGCGCCGGTCGCCACGTACTGGCCGGAGTTCAAGGCCGCGGGCAAGGAGCGGGTGACCGTACGGCAGCTGCTCGCGCACCGCGCGGGCGTACCGGTCCTCGACCGGCCCCTCACCCTCGCCGAGGCCGTCGACCTGCCGACCGCGACGGCCGCGATCGCCGCCCAGGCCCCCGCCTGGGAGCCCGGCACCGCCCACGGCTACCACGCGCACACCTTCAGCTGGCTGCTCTCCGGCCTGGTCCACCGGGTCACCGGCCGCACCATAGGCAGCTGGGCCGCCGAGGAGATCGCCCGCCCGCTCGGCCTCGACCTGTGGATCGGACTGCCCGAGGCCGAGGCCCACCGGGTCGGCCGGCTCGGCCCGGTCGAGGAGAAGGAGCCCGCCGACAGCCCGGCGCTGCGGCTGCGCCCCAAGCCGGCCGTGACCGCCGCCTACGAGGACCCGCGGTCGCTCACCCGGCGCGCCTTCGGGGTGATCGAGCCGCGCCCCGACGAGAACGACCCGGTGTACCGGGCGGCCGAACTGCCCGGCTCCGCCGGCGTCGCCACCGCCCGCGCCCTCGCCCGCTTCTACGCCGCCACCCTCGGCCCGGTCGACGGCGGCCCCCGCCTCTTCGCCCCGGCCACCCTGGCCCTGGCCCGTACCGAGGAGTCCGCGGGCGCCGACCGGGTCCTCGTCGTCGGCACCCGCTTCGGCCTGGGCCACATGCTCCACGGCCCGGCCTCCCCGCTCCTCGGCCCCAGCTCCTTCGGCCACCCGGGCCGCGGCGGCTCCCTCGGCTTCGCCGACCCCGACTCCGGGATCTCCTTCGGCTATGTCACCAACGGCATGCGCAAGACGGTCACGGCCGACCCGCGCGCCCAGGCCCTGGTCCGGGCGGTCCGGGCGTCCCTCTGA
- a CDS encoding NUDIX hydrolase, whose amino-acid sequence MGEVSDVRTRISAYGLVVDRDQLLLARLGATSPVFAPGLWHLPGGGLDPGEQPAEALVRELREETGLTVGADEVRLLDARTYTTERGGTRWHLTALFYAVTLTGAAAAAPLVAETDGSSEAPTWIPLTELALLDTENRLSPPTADALRMLRGTPGPPGPGPGRAGRP is encoded by the coding sequence ATGGGTGAAGTGTCTGACGTACGCACCAGGATCTCGGCCTACGGCCTCGTCGTCGACCGAGACCAACTGCTGCTCGCCCGGCTCGGCGCGACGTCACCCGTCTTCGCGCCCGGACTGTGGCATCTGCCGGGCGGCGGCCTCGATCCCGGCGAGCAGCCGGCGGAGGCGCTGGTCCGCGAGCTGCGCGAGGAGACCGGGCTGACGGTGGGCGCGGACGAGGTCCGTCTGCTCGACGCCCGTACCTACACCACGGAGCGCGGCGGTACCCGCTGGCACCTCACGGCGCTCTTCTACGCCGTCACCCTCACCGGGGCCGCCGCGGCCGCCCCGCTCGTCGCCGAGACCGACGGTTCCAGCGAGGCCCCCACCTGGATCCCGCTGACCGAACTGGCCCTCCTCGACACCGAGAACCGCCTGTCGCCGCCGACGGCCGACGCGCTGCGGATGCTCAGAGGGACGCCCGGACCGCCCGGACCAGGGCCTGGGCGCGCGGGTCGGCCGTGA
- the cbiQ gene encoding cobalt ECF transporter T component CbiQ, translated as MGGGHAHKLYRGGQSPVHALPPHTKLVAVFAFVVVVVATPREAMWAFALYAVLLGAVAARARVPGGFVLKRLLIEIPFVAFAVLMPFVVPGEQTRFLGISLSVPGLWGAWNVLAKGTLGVAASVLLAATTELRELLLGLQRLKLPPLLVQIASFMIRYGDVITDEMRRMSIARRSRGFEARGVRHWGVLAKSAGALFIRSYERGERVHLAMVSRGYTGTMPVIDEVTASAVQWRQAAALPLAALLICLLGWTL; from the coding sequence ATGGGGGGAGGGCACGCGCACAAGCTCTACCGGGGCGGGCAGTCGCCGGTCCACGCGCTGCCCCCGCACACCAAGCTCGTGGCCGTCTTCGCCTTCGTCGTCGTGGTCGTCGCCACGCCCCGCGAGGCGATGTGGGCCTTCGCCCTCTACGCGGTCCTGCTCGGCGCCGTCGCCGCGCGGGCCCGCGTCCCCGGCGGCTTCGTGCTCAAGCGGCTGCTCATCGAGATCCCGTTCGTCGCGTTCGCCGTGCTCATGCCCTTCGTGGTCCCCGGCGAGCAGACCCGGTTCCTGGGGATCTCGCTCTCCGTCCCCGGCCTGTGGGGCGCCTGGAACGTCCTCGCCAAGGGCACCCTCGGCGTCGCCGCCTCCGTGCTGCTCGCCGCCACCACCGAACTGCGCGAACTGCTCCTCGGCCTCCAGCGGCTCAAGCTGCCGCCGCTGCTCGTCCAGATCGCCTCCTTCATGATCCGTTACGGCGACGTGATCACCGACGAGATGCGCCGGATGTCCATCGCCCGCCGCTCCCGCGGCTTCGAGGCGCGCGGCGTACGGCACTGGGGCGTCCTCGCGAAGTCCGCCGGGGCCCTCTTCATCCGCTCCTACGAGCGCGGGGAACGGGTCCACCTCGCCATGGTCAGCCGCGGCTACACCGGCACCATGCCCGTCATCGACGAGGTCACCGCGAGCGCCGTCCAGTGGCGGCAGGCCGCCGCGCTGCCGCTCGCCGCCCTCCTGATCTGCCTCCTCGGATGGACCCTGTGA
- a CDS encoding penicillin-binding transpeptidase domain-containing protein, with protein MRSGAKVAIVGGVFVVVASGVGYGGYNLWNGISGGSGGPTTASGSNSKKTGPVTAEEVTATAKDFLAAWAGGESDAAAQFTNNPVAAGPALLGFREEAKVSAAQITPGTPTGTTVPFTVKATITYEGGSKPWTYASQLTVVRGLTTGRPLVDWKPAVLHPKLTAGGSLRTGGASSGEIEAVDRKGRVLTAEKYPSLGPVLAQLRERYGSTTGGKPGIEVYVDSGAEGVPDTTLLTLQKGEPGKLETTIDADVQAAAEKAVARYGTASVVAIQPTTGAVRAVANSPANGFNAAFEGAKMPGSTLKVLTAALLLDKGLVKADQVTECPQNVLYQGRTFHNLDNFALEGRTFGYSFAKSCNTAFIKKIDDVHDDSALGKEAREVFGIGLEWKTGIRSMDGRIPDATGGEAAAQYIGQGTVQMNPLTIASITATAKAGVFKQPYLVAADVDDREFAQAERRLSASVARQLRDMMRTTATARYGTGTRAMSSVGGDKGAKTGSAEVDGQATSDSWFTGFSDDLAAAAFVEGAGHGGDAAGPVVAQVLRAG; from the coding sequence ATGCGCAGTGGTGCCAAGGTCGCGATCGTCGGCGGAGTCTTCGTCGTCGTGGCGAGCGGGGTGGGATACGGGGGCTACAACCTCTGGAACGGGATCAGCGGAGGCTCCGGCGGGCCGACGACGGCGTCCGGTTCGAACAGCAAGAAGACAGGGCCGGTCACCGCCGAGGAGGTCACGGCGACCGCGAAGGACTTCCTCGCGGCCTGGGCCGGCGGCGAGTCCGATGCGGCCGCGCAGTTCACGAACAACCCGGTCGCCGCCGGCCCCGCGCTGCTCGGCTTCCGCGAGGAGGCGAAGGTCTCCGCCGCGCAGATCACCCCGGGCACGCCGACCGGGACGACGGTGCCCTTCACGGTGAAGGCCACCATCACGTACGAGGGCGGGTCCAAGCCCTGGACGTACGCCTCGCAGCTCACCGTCGTCCGCGGCCTCACGACCGGCCGGCCGCTGGTCGACTGGAAGCCGGCCGTGCTGCACCCGAAGCTCACGGCGGGCGGCTCGCTGCGCACCGGCGGCGCGAGCTCCGGCGAGATCGAGGCCGTCGACCGCAAGGGCCGGGTCCTGACGGCGGAGAAGTACCCCTCGCTCGGACCCGTCCTTGCCCAGCTGCGCGAGCGCTACGGCTCGACGACGGGCGGCAAGCCGGGCATCGAGGTGTACGTCGACTCCGGCGCGGAGGGCGTGCCCGACACGACGCTGCTGACGCTCCAGAAGGGCGAGCCGGGCAAGCTGGAGACGACCATCGACGCCGACGTGCAGGCGGCGGCGGAGAAGGCGGTGGCGCGGTACGGGACGGCCTCCGTGGTGGCGATCCAGCCGACGACGGGCGCGGTGCGGGCGGTGGCGAACAGCCCGGCGAACGGCTTCAACGCGGCCTTCGAGGGCGCGAAGATGCCCGGCTCGACGCTGAAGGTCCTGACGGCGGCGCTGCTCCTCGACAAGGGCCTGGTGAAGGCCGACCAGGTGACGGAGTGTCCGCAGAACGTGCTGTACCAGGGCCGGACCTTCCACAACCTCGACAACTTCGCGCTGGAGGGCAGGACCTTCGGGTACTCCTTCGCCAAGTCGTGCAACACCGCCTTCATCAAGAAGATCGACGACGTCCACGACGACTCCGCCCTGGGCAAGGAGGCACGGGAGGTTTTCGGCATCGGTCTGGAGTGGAAGACCGGCATCCGGTCCATGGACGGCAGGATCCCCGACGCGACCGGCGGCGAGGCCGCGGCCCAGTACATCGGCCAGGGCACGGTCCAGATGAACCCGCTGACCATCGCGTCGATCACGGCGACGGCGAAGGCGGGCGTCTTCAAGCAGCCGTACCTGGTGGCGGCGGACGTGGACGACCGCGAGTTCGCCCAGGCCGAGCGAAGGCTGTCCGCGTCGGTCGCGCGGCAGCTGCGCGACATGATGCGGACCACCGCGACCGCGCGCTACGGCACGGGGACGCGCGCCATGTCCTCCGTCGGCGGCGACAAGGGCGCGAAGACCGGTTCGGCGGAGGTCGACGGCCAGGCGACCTCGGACTCCTGGTTTACCGGCTTCTCGGACGACCTCGCGGCGGCGGCCTTCGTGGAGGGCGCCGGTCACGGCGGCGACGCGGCCGGTCCGGTGGTGGCGCAGGTGCTGCGGGCCGGGTAG
- a CDS encoding YbaK/EbsC family protein, translating into MTTSHADAHPQFAAALQELGLDVEVRRFPDETRTAQQAAEAIGCAVSEIVKSLIFAADGVPVLVLMDGASRVDVERVRQELGAGAVTRADARIVRETTGYAIGGVPPFGHRSRTRVLADRGLLDHAVVWAAAGTPHSVFALDPKTLIAHAGGTLVDVRERSGELSDGPSADGPSAERSA; encoded by the coding sequence ATGACGACGTCACACGCAGATGCCCATCCCCAGTTCGCCGCGGCCCTGCAGGAGCTGGGCCTCGATGTCGAGGTCCGGCGGTTCCCGGACGAGACGCGGACCGCGCAGCAGGCCGCCGAGGCCATCGGCTGCGCGGTCTCGGAGATCGTGAAGTCGCTGATCTTCGCGGCGGACGGGGTGCCGGTGCTCGTCCTGATGGACGGCGCCTCGCGGGTGGACGTGGAGAGGGTACGGCAGGAGCTGGGCGCCGGGGCGGTCACACGCGCCGACGCGCGGATCGTCCGGGAGACGACGGGGTACGCGATCGGCGGCGTCCCGCCCTTCGGGCACCGCAGCCGGACCCGGGTGCTCGCCGACCGCGGGCTGCTCGACCACGCGGTGGTGTGGGCGGCGGCCGGCACCCCGCACAGCGTCTTCGCGCTCGACCCGAAGACGCTGATCGCACACGCGGGCGGCACGCTGGTGGACGTCCGCGAGCGTTCCGGCGAGCTCTCCGACGGGCCCTCCGCCGACGGGCCCTCCGCCGAGCGTTCGGCGTGA